In Bufo bufo chromosome 1 unlocalized genomic scaffold, aBufBuf1.1 SUPER_1_unloc_1, whole genome shotgun sequence, one genomic interval encodes:
- the LOC120982682 gene encoding histone H2B type 2-F, translating into MPDPAKSAPAPKKGSKKAVTKVQKKDGKKRRKSRKESYAIYVYKVLKQVHPDTGISSKAMGIMNSFVNDIFERIAGEASRLAHYNKRSTITSREIQTAVRLLLPGELAKHAVSEGTKAVTKYTSAK; encoded by the coding sequence ATGCCCGATCCAGCCAAGTCCGCCCCAGCGCCCAAGAAGGGCTCCAAGAAAGCCGTCACCAAGGTCCAGAAGAAGGACGGCAAGAAGCGGAGGAAGAGCAGGAAGGAGAGCTATGCCATCTACGTCTACAAGGTGCTGAAGCAGGTCCACCCCGACACCGGCATCTCCTCCAAGGCCATGGGCATCATGAACTCCTTCGTCAACGACATCTTCGAGCGCATCGCAGGGGAAGCCTCCCGCCTGGCTCACTACAACAAGCGCTCCACCATCACCTCCCGGGAGATCCAGACCGCCGTGCGCCTGCTGCTGCCCGGAGAGCTGGCCAAGCACGCCGTCTCCGAGGGCACCAAGGCCGTCACCAAGTACACCAGCGccaagtga
- the LOC120982665 gene encoding histone H3: MARTKQTARKSTGGKAPRKQLATKAARKSAPATGGVKKPHRYRPGTVALREIRRYQKSTELLIRKLPFQRLVREIAQDFKTDLRFQSSAVMALQEASEAYLVGLFEDTNLCAIHAKRVTIMPKDIQLARRIRGERA, from the coding sequence ATGGCCAGAACCAAGCAGACAGCCCGTAAGTCCACCGGCGGGAAAGCTCCCCGCAAGCAGCTGGCCACTAAGGCCGCCAGGAAGAGCGCCCCCGCCACTGGCGGAGTCAAGAAGCCTCACCGCTACCGGCCCGGGACCGTCGCTCTCCGGGAGATCCGGCGCTACCAGAAGTCCACCGAGCTGCTCATCCGGAAGCTGCCCTTCCAGCGCCTGGTGAGAGAGATCGCCCAGGACTTCAAGACCGACCTTCGCTTCCAGAGCTCGGCCGTCATGGCCCTGCAGGAGGCCAGCGAGGCTTACCTGGTCGGGCTCTTCGAGGACACCAACCTCTGCGCCATCCACGCCAAGCGGGTCACCATCATGCCCAAGGATATCCAGCTGGCCCGCAGGATCCGAGGGGAGAGGGCTTAG
- the LOC120982653 gene encoding histone H1A-like codes for MAETAPAAAAPPPPAEAAAKSKKQPRKSAAAGSAKKSKKPSGPSVSELLVTAVSASKERSGVSLAALKKALAAGGCDVEKNNSRIKVAIRALVTKGTLTQVKGSGASGSFKLNKKQQETKDKAEAKKKQPAAAKKPAATAAKKPAKSPKKPKKAPAKSPKKAKKPAAAKKAAKKPKTAPKPKKLAKSPAKKAAKPKAAKSPAKSPAKKAAKAKKSAAKK; via the coding sequence ATGGCAGAGACCGCGCCAGCAGCcgccgctcctcctcctcccgccgAAGCGGCCGCCAAGTCCAAGAAGCAGCCGAGGAAATCCGCCGCGGCAGGGAGCGCCAAGAAAAGCAAGAAGCCGTCCGGTCCCAGCGTGTCCGAGCTCCTGGTCACAGCCGTGTCCGCCTCCAAGGAGCGCAGCGGGGTGTCTCTGGCCGCCCTGAAGAAGGCTCTGGCTGCCGGAGGATGCGATGTAGAGAAGAACAATAGCCGCATCAAGGTGGCCATCAGGGCTCTGGTCACCAAGGGGACCCTCACCCAGGTGAAGGGCAGCGGCGCCTCCGGCTCCTTCAAGCTCAACAagaagcagcaggagaccaaggaCAAGGCGGAGGCCAAGAAGAAGCAGCCGGCGGCGGCCAAGAAACCTGCAGCTACTGCGGCCAAGAAACCCGCTAAATCCCCGAAGAAGCCCAAGAAGGCTCCGGCCAAGAGCCCGAAAAAGGCTAAGAAACCAGCCGCGGCCAAGAAAGCAGCCAAGAAGCCGAAGACTGCCCCCAAGCCCAAGAAGCTGGCCAAGAGTCCGGCTAAGAAGGCGGCCAAACCCAAGGCTGCCAAGAGTCCGGCCAAGAGTCCGGCTAAGAAGGCGGCGAAAGCCAAGAAGAGCGCGGCCAAGAAGTAA